A region from the uncultured Bacteroides sp. genome encodes:
- a CDS encoding DUF1599 domain-containing protein: MKETEQQFEHVIALCRDLFVKKLHDYGPAWRILRPASVTDQIFIKANRIRSIETKGVTLIDEGIRSEFIAIVNYGLIGLMQLELGYAESADIKNEEAMALYDKYSKQALDLMLAKNHDYDEAWRSMRISSYTDLILMKIYRTKQIESLSGNTLVSEGIDANYMDMINYSVFGLIKLEFER; this comes from the coding sequence ATGAAAGAGACAGAGCAACAATTTGAACATGTCATCGCTTTATGCCGTGACTTGTTTGTTAAAAAACTACATGACTACGGTCCTGCATGGCGCATTCTACGTCCTGCTTCCGTGACGGATCAGATCTTTATTAAAGCCAATCGTATCAGAAGTATAGAAACGAAGGGGGTTACCTTAATTGATGAAGGAATTCGCTCTGAGTTTATTGCGATAGTCAACTACGGGCTTATCGGTTTGATGCAACTGGAGCTTGGCTATGCCGAATCTGCTGATATAAAGAATGAAGAAGCCATGGCGCTTTATGATAAGTATTCTAAGCAGGCACTGGATCTGATGCTGGCTAAGAATCATGATTATGATGAGGCATGGCGTTCCATGCGCATCAGTTCTTATACCGACCTTATATTAATGAAAATATATCGTACCAAGCAGATTGAAAGCCTGTCCGGAAACACACTGGTATCTGAAGGGATAGATGCCAATTACATGGATATGATTAATTATTCGGTATTCGGATTGATTAAATTGGAATTTGAAAGATAG
- a CDS encoding DJ-1 family glyoxalase III has product METVYVFFADGFEEIEALTAVDVLRRAGLKVEMVSTTSEDVVTGAHGVVVTCDLLFDECDFMDAVMLLLPGGMPGAASLSKHKGLRELLLDYNSRKKPIAAICAAPMALGKLGLLKGRKATCYPGFESYLAGAECIDQQVVKDGHIITANGPGAAMAFSLAVVEFLLGKEKVQELVVAMGVKN; this is encoded by the coding sequence ATGGAAACTGTTTATGTTTTTTTTGCTGACGGATTTGAAGAAATCGAGGCGTTGACAGCTGTCGATGTTCTAAGACGTGCGGGACTGAAGGTGGAGATGGTGAGTACTACGTCTGAAGATGTGGTGACGGGAGCACATGGGGTTGTTGTTACTTGCGACCTCTTGTTTGACGAATGTGATTTTATGGATGCAGTGATGTTATTGTTGCCCGGCGGAATGCCCGGAGCCGCTTCCTTGTCTAAACATAAGGGTTTGCGCGAGCTTCTTCTCGATTACAATAGCCGAAAAAAACCGATAGCGGCTATCTGTGCTGCGCCAATGGCTCTTGGCAAACTAGGACTGCTCAAAGGGCGGAAGGCAACTTGCTATCCGGGGTTTGAATCATACCTGGCCGGAGCTGAATGTATTGACCAGCAGGTGGTGAAGGATGGTCATATCATCACTGCCAATGGACCGGGAGCTGCTATGGCATTCTCTTTGGCTGTCGTCGAATTTCTGCTGGGTAAAGAGAAAGTACAGGAATTGGTCGTAGCAATGGGCGTTAAGAATTAA
- a CDS encoding 2-C-methyl-D-erythritol 4-phosphate cytidylyltransferase has protein sequence MTKYAIIVAGGKGLRMGGDLPKQFLLLAGKPVLMHTIEAFHLYDAEMELILVLPQEQQSYWKQLCREFRFEIKHCVVSGGETRFNSVCNGLTLVTKSGLVGVHDGVRPFVTQEVIARCYELAAVRKAVVPVVDVVETIRHITADGSETVDRSAYKLVQTPQVFEADLLKKAYKQTYNSSFTDDASVVEAMGVPVCLTEGNRENIKITTPFDWKVATSLL, from the coding sequence ATGACCAAATACGCCATTATTGTTGCCGGTGGAAAAGGCTTGCGCATGGGGGGAGATCTTCCTAAACAGTTCCTTTTATTGGCGGGCAAGCCCGTATTGATGCACACTATCGAGGCATTTCATTTGTATGATGCCGAAATGGAACTCATTCTGGTTCTGCCTCAAGAGCAACAGAGTTATTGGAAGCAATTGTGCCGCGAGTTTCGTTTTGAAATAAAGCATTGTGTAGTCAGCGGGGGCGAAACTCGTTTCAATTCTGTTTGCAATGGGCTGACTTTGGTCACAAAATCGGGCTTGGTGGGTGTGCATGATGGCGTTCGCCCGTTCGTCACTCAAGAGGTAATTGCTCGTTGTTATGAACTTGCTGCTGTTCGAAAGGCGGTTGTTCCGGTTGTCGATGTGGTGGAAACTATTCGCCATATTACGGCTGACGGCAGTGAAACAGTTGATCGCAGCGCTTACAAATTGGTGCAGACACCTCAGGTTTTTGAGGCTGACTTATTAAAAAAGGCCTATAAACAAACATATAATTCTTCATTTACCGATGACGCTTCTGTTGTAGAAGCCATGGGGGTACCTGTGTGCCTGACGGAAGGGAATCGGGAAAATATTAAAATAACCACTCCTTTTGATTGGAAGGTAGCTACTTCCTTGTTGTGA
- the recG gene encoding ATP-dependent DNA helicase RecG: MFDLTTRDIKFLSGVGPQRAAVLNKELEIYSLHDLLYYFPYKYVDRSRVYLVREIDGNMPYIQLKGRILSFETFGEGRQKRLVAHFSDGTGVVDLVWFQGIKFVTAKYKLQQEYIVFGRPTVFNGRINVAHPDVDNASELTLSSMGLQPYYNTTEKMKRSFLNSHAIEKMMAIVIQQIQEPLPETLSPKIIAEHHLMSLTDALRNIHFPTSPDLLRKAQYRLKFEELFYIQLNILKYSKDRQRKYRGYVFENVGDIFNTFYTKNLPFELTGAQKRVLKEIRQDVGFGKQMNRLLQGDVGSGKTLVALMSMLLALDNGYQACMMAPTEILANQHYETIRELLYGMNLRVELLTGRVKGKKREAILSALFTGDVNILIGTHAVIEDPVNFSSLGLVVIDEQHRFGVAQRARLWSKNTQPPHVLVMTATPIPRTLAMTLYGDLDVSIIDELPPGRKPIVTIHQFDNRRESLYKFVRQQVAEGRQIYIVYPLIEESEKIDLKNLEEGYLHICEEFPTCKVCKVHGKMKSAEKNVQMQLFVSGEAQIMVATTVIEVGVNVPNASVMIIENAERFGLSQLHQLRGRVGRGADQSYCILVTSYKLAEETKKRLEIMVRTNDGFEIAEADLKLRGPGDLEGTQQSGVAFDLKIADLARDGQLLQYVRNVAQLIVDADPAGVYPENEILWHQLKSLRKSNVNWASIS, translated from the coding sequence ATGTTCGATTTAACAACAAGAGACATAAAGTTCTTATCGGGAGTCGGCCCTCAGCGTGCTGCCGTGCTCAATAAAGAATTGGAAATTTACTCCTTGCACGATTTATTGTACTATTTTCCGTATAAATATGTGGATAGAAGCCGTGTCTATCTGGTGCGCGAAATTGATGGCAACATGCCTTATATTCAGTTGAAGGGACGTATTCTGAGCTTTGAAACTTTTGGTGAGGGAAGGCAGAAGCGCTTGGTGGCGCATTTTTCTGATGGGACAGGTGTTGTAGACTTGGTTTGGTTTCAGGGAATTAAATTTGTGACCGCAAAATATAAATTACAGCAAGAATACATTGTATTTGGCAGGCCAACGGTGTTCAACGGAAGGATTAATGTGGCTCATCCCGATGTTGACAATGCTTCGGAACTCACGCTTTCTTCTATGGGGCTGCAACCCTACTACAATACAACGGAAAAGATGAAGCGCAGTTTCCTGAATTCTCACGCCATTGAAAAGATGATGGCTATCGTCATCCAACAGATTCAGGAGCCCTTGCCCGAAACACTCTCTCCTAAAATAATAGCAGAGCATCATCTGATGTCTCTGACCGACGCTTTGCGGAATATTCATTTCCCTACCAGTCCCGATTTGCTTCGAAAGGCTCAGTACAGACTTAAGTTCGAGGAACTGTTTTATATTCAGCTCAATATACTGAAATATTCGAAAGACAGGCAAAGGAAATACAGAGGATATGTTTTTGAAAATGTAGGAGATATATTCAATACCTTTTATACAAAGAACCTGCCTTTTGAGCTGACCGGAGCGCAGAAGCGTGTATTGAAGGAAATACGGCAGGATGTAGGGTTTGGTAAGCAAATGAACCGCCTGCTGCAGGGAGACGTGGGGAGCGGTAAAACGCTGGTGGCACTTATGAGTATGTTGCTGGCGCTGGATAATGGATATCAGGCATGCATGATGGCACCGACGGAAATTCTGGCCAATCAGCATTACGAAACAATCAGGGAATTATTGTACGGCATGAACCTGCGGGTGGAGTTGCTTACCGGAAGGGTGAAGGGGAAGAAGCGGGAAGCCATTCTTTCGGCATTATTCACGGGAGATGTAAATATACTGATCGGTACGCATGCGGTAATAGAAGATCCGGTCAATTTTTCTTCGTTGGGTTTAGTTGTTATTGATGAACAACATCGGTTCGGTGTTGCCCAACGTGCCCGACTCTGGAGCAAAAACACGCAACCTCCTCATGTTTTGGTTATGACGGCTACCCCTATTCCACGTACTTTGGCCATGACGCTTTACGGCGATTTAGATGTTTCGATTATCGATGAGCTCCCTCCCGGCAGAAAGCCGATTGTTACGATTCATCAATTTGATAATCGCAGGGAGAGCCTTTATAAATTTGTACGTCAGCAGGTAGCGGAAGGGCGTCAGATATATATTGTGTATCCTCTGATAGAAGAGAGTGAGAAAATAGATTTGAAAAATCTGGAGGAGGGATATTTGCACATCTGCGAAGAGTTCCCGACTTGTAAGGTTTGCAAGGTGCATGGCAAAATGAAGTCGGCTGAGAAGAATGTGCAGATGCAACTTTTTGTGTCGGGCGAGGCGCAGATTATGGTGGCGACTACTGTGATCGAAGTGGGGGTGAATGTGCCCAACGCATCGGTCATGATTATTGAAAATGCAGAACGTTTCGGTCTATCGCAATTGCACCAACTTCGTGGCAGGGTAGGGCGTGGAGCAGATCAATCTTATTGCATATTGGTTACCAGCTACAAGCTGGCCGAAGAAACGAAGAAGCGGCTGGAGATAATGGTACGGACCAATGACGGTTTTGAAATAGCCGAGGCCGACTTGAAGCTTCGCGGGCCCGGAGATCTTGAAGGTACCCAGCAGAGCGGAGTTGCTTTTGATCTGAAAATTGCAGATCTTGCGCGTGATGGCCAATTATTGCAGTATGTGCGGAATGTAGCACAATTAATTGTCGATGCCGACCCTGCGGGTGTTTATCCGGAAAATGAGATTCTTTGGCATCAATTGAAGTCTCTTCGTAAATCAAATGTTAACTGGGCCTCTATTAGCTGA
- a CDS encoding BT_3928 family protein, with amino-acid sequence MKDRRIYIAKGIWINICRFILAGVFVFSGFVKAVDPLGTQYKIQDYLDAFGMGGLFPSFIPLLVSVGLSTFEFSVGILFLFGIRKKTSTILSLILMTFMTPLTLYLALRNPVSDCGCFGDALILTNWETFWKNLLLLVCAISVFAGRRRIIRFVSAKTEWLVSLYATLFVLALSFYCLNRLPILDFRPYKIGQNIWQGMSIPKGAKPSVYESTFVLEKNGEKKEFTLENYPDSTWTFIDAHAILKKKGYEPVIHDFSMVEQKTREDLTEQILTNKGYTFLLVAHRIEDADDSNIDLINEVYDYCVENGYGFYGLTSSLDVPIEQWRDKTGAEYPFCLMDDITLKTMIRSNPGLMLIKDGTILNKWNDDDLPDEYDLTDKLENLELGKQKVENDAHTIEQVFLWFALPLLLVLGLDILVVKRNERKQKNRDKELINPLINNKMRKNIVAGNWKMNKTLQEGIILAKELNEALAGEKQNCDVVICTPFIHLASVTPVVDAAKIGVGAENCADKVSGAYTGEVSAAMVASTGAKYVILGHSERRAYYGETAAILKEKVVLALANGLTPIFCIGEVLEEREANKQNEVVYSQLAGSLFDLSAEDFAKIVLAYEPVWAIGTGKTATSAQAQEIHAYIRSIVADKFGKEVADGTSILYGGSCKPSNAKELFANPDVDGGLIGGAALSVADFKGIIDAFNA; translated from the coding sequence TTGAAAGATAGAAGAATATATATTGCAAAGGGGATTTGGATCAATATCTGTCGTTTTATATTGGCCGGTGTCTTTGTCTTTTCAGGATTTGTAAAAGCTGTTGACCCGCTGGGAACGCAGTATAAAATACAAGACTATCTGGATGCATTCGGCATGGGTGGCTTGTTCCCCTCTTTTATTCCGTTATTGGTATCTGTCGGTTTGTCTACTTTCGAATTTTCGGTTGGTATCTTGTTCCTTTTTGGCATACGAAAAAAGACCTCGACCATTTTGTCGCTGATACTTATGACTTTTATGACTCCGCTCACGTTATACCTGGCTTTGCGAAATCCGGTATCTGATTGTGGCTGTTTTGGAGATGCTTTGATACTTACTAATTGGGAAACGTTCTGGAAGAATTTGTTATTGTTGGTTTGTGCAATCTCTGTTTTTGCAGGCAGACGCAGAATTATACGCTTTGTCAGTGCTAAAACAGAATGGCTGGTTTCTCTTTATGCTACTCTTTTTGTACTGGCTCTTTCGTTTTACTGCCTGAATCGTTTGCCGATTCTTGATTTCCGTCCTTATAAGATAGGGCAAAATATATGGCAGGGCATGAGTATTCCCAAAGGGGCGAAGCCGAGTGTTTACGAAAGTACATTTGTTTTGGAGAAGAATGGAGAAAAGAAGGAATTTACACTGGAAAACTATCCTGATAGCACGTGGACGTTTATTGACGCACATGCCATTTTGAAGAAGAAAGGATATGAACCTGTGATTCATGATTTCTCTATGGTAGAGCAGAAAACAAGAGAAGACCTGACAGAGCAGATTCTGACGAATAAAGGGTATACTTTTCTTTTAGTAGCCCACCGGATAGAAGATGCGGATGATAGTAACATTGATCTGATTAATGAGGTATATGATTACTGTGTGGAAAATGGATACGGTTTTTATGGTTTAACCTCTTCTCTGGATGTGCCGATAGAGCAATGGCGGGATAAAACGGGAGCAGAATATCCTTTTTGCCTGATGGATGATATAACTTTAAAGACGATGATACGCTCTAATCCGGGGCTGATGCTGATTAAGGATGGGACTATTCTGAATAAATGGAACGATGATGATTTGCCCGATGAGTACGACTTGACGGATAAACTGGAGAACCTGGAGTTGGGTAAACAAAAAGTAGAAAATGATGCGCATACCATAGAGCAAGTCTTTTTATGGTTTGCATTGCCATTATTGCTGGTACTCGGGCTCGATATATTGGTAGTAAAGAGAAATGAACGGAAACAGAAAAATAGAGATAAAGAATTGATTAACCCTTTAATAAACAACAAAATGAGAAAAAACATTGTTGCAGGAAACTGGAAAATGAACAAGACCCTTCAAGAGGGTATTATCCTTGCAAAAGAATTGAATGAAGCTTTGGCAGGTGAGAAACAAAATTGTGATGTAGTTATTTGTACTCCTTTTATTCATTTGGCTTCGGTTACACCGGTGGTAGATGCTGCCAAGATTGGTGTAGGTGCAGAGAATTGTGCCGACAAAGTTTCCGGTGCTTACACCGGTGAGGTGTCGGCCGCTATGGTAGCTTCCACAGGTGCGAAATATGTAATTCTGGGTCACTCGGAACGTCGTGCTTACTATGGTGAAACGGCTGCAATCTTGAAAGAGAAAGTCGTATTGGCATTGGCTAACGGTTTAACTCCTATCTTTTGTATTGGTGAGGTATTGGAAGAACGTGAGGCTAATAAACAAAATGAAGTTGTTTATTCTCAATTGGCCGGTTCTTTGTTTGATCTTTCGGCGGAAGATTTTGCTAAGATTGTATTAGCATACGAACCTGTTTGGGCTATTGGTACCGGTAAAACGGCTACATCTGCGCAGGCACAGGAGATTCACGCTTACATTCGTTCTATCGTTGCCGATAAATTCGGAAAAGAAGTGGCTGACGGTACATCTATTCTTTATGGCGGCAGTTGCAAACCTTCGAATGCAAAAGAATTATTTGCTAACCCCGATGTAGACGGCGGATTAATAGGTGGTGCTGCTTTGAGCGTGGCCGACTTTAAAGGTATTATTGATGCATTTAATGCATAA
- the ndk gene encoding nucleoside-diphosphate kinase produces the protein MIEKTLVILKPCTLQRGLVGEIIHRFERKGLHLTGMKMIQLTDEILNEHYSHLRGKSFFQRVKDSMMAAPVIVCCFEGVDAIQVIHALAGPTNGRQAMPGTIRGDYSMSCQENIVHTSDSPETAVTELNRFFKPEEIFNYKQVTFDFLYACDEY, from the coding sequence ATGATTGAAAAGACACTGGTTATATTAAAGCCTTGTACCCTTCAACGAGGGCTTGTTGGTGAGATAATTCATCGTTTTGAGCGCAAGGGGTTACATTTAACCGGAATGAAGATGATACAGTTGACAGACGAAATTTTAAACGAACATTATTCGCATTTGCGTGGTAAGTCTTTCTTTCAACGAGTGAAAGATTCTATGATGGCGGCTCCGGTTATTGTTTGTTGCTTTGAAGGAGTAGATGCGATTCAAGTTATTCATGCTTTGGCAGGGCCCACTAATGGACGCCAGGCAATGCCGGGAACTATTCGGGGGGATTATAGTATGAGCTGTCAGGAAAATATTGTTCATACTTCCGATTCGCCGGAAACTGCAGTTACCGAATTAAACAGATTTTTTAAACCTGAAGAAATATTCAATTATAAGCAGGTTACTTTTGATTTTCTTTATGCTTGTGATGAATATTAA
- a CDS encoding M23 family metallopeptidase, with protein sequence MNFNCVKTVLIAATAMVSLNSFSQDLIARQAPIDKKLKSVDSLALQRQIRAEQAAYPALSLYPSWNNEYVHAYGKDAIVPESYTINLTGFCMPTGSTKITSPFGPRWRRMHNGLDIKVNLGDTIVAAFDGKVRIVKYERRGYGKYVVIRHDNGLETVYGHLSKQLVDENQIVKAGEPIGLGGSTGHSTGTHLHFETRFLGIAINPAFMFDFPKQDVVADTYTFRKNRGSEGVGSSDKNLANDGTIRYHKVKSGDTLSRIASKRGVSIDRLCKLNRITRKTVLRPGQILRCS encoded by the coding sequence ATGAATTTTAATTGCGTTAAAACAGTATTAATTGCCGCTACGGCAATGGTCAGCCTGAACTCTTTTTCTCAGGATCTGATTGCTCGCCAGGCTCCAATTGACAAAAAATTAAAGAGCGTAGACTCATTAGCGTTACAAAGACAAATTCGTGCTGAGCAGGCTGCTTATCCGGCATTGAGTTTGTATCCTAGCTGGAATAATGAATATGTGCATGCTTATGGTAAAGATGCCATTGTTCCCGAATCTTATACTATTAACCTGACTGGTTTCTGCATGCCTACTGGAAGTACTAAGATTACTTCTCCTTTTGGGCCACGTTGGAGGAGAATGCATAACGGGCTTGATATAAAAGTGAATCTTGGCGATACAATTGTTGCTGCTTTTGATGGTAAAGTACGTATTGTTAAGTATGAGCGTAGAGGTTATGGTAAATATGTCGTTATTCGTCATGACAATGGACTGGAAACAGTATACGGACATTTGTCGAAACAGTTGGTTGATGAAAATCAGATTGTGAAAGCCGGAGAGCCTATCGGGCTGGGCGGTAGTACCGGGCATTCTACAGGTACACACCTACACTTTGAAACACGCTTCTTAGGTATTGCCATTAATCCTGCTTTTATGTTTGACTTCCCAAAACAGGATGTTGTTGCAGATACCTATACATTTAGAAAGAACAGAGGTTCTGAAGGTGTTGGTTCCTCGGATAAAAATCTGGCTAATGACGGAACTATCAGATATCATAAAGTGAAAAGCGGAGATACTCTATCGAGAATTGCTTCTAAAAGAGGAGTTTCAATCGACAGGCTTTGCAAACTTAACCGTATAACCAGAAAAACGGTTCTGAGACCGGGACAAATATTACGCTGTTCATAA